Part of the Nodosilinea sp. PGN35 genome is shown below.
CGCGGTCGGAGAGACCACCCAGCCCATCGATATTTCGGACGTACCGACTACCCACTGGGCCTATCCCTTCATCCAGCCCATGTTTGACGGCGGCTACCTGCCCGACTTCCCCGAGAGCGGCTTTCAGCCCGATCAATCCCTCACCCGCGCCGAACTAGCTGCCCTGCTCAGTCAGGCCTTTGGCGATGTGCCTCGGGAGGGGTCAGTGCTCACCTTCAGCGACGTGCCCGGCACCTACTGGGCCGCCCCCGCCATCGACAGTGCCGTCTCCCAGGGCTTTATGAACGGCTATCCCGAAGGTGACTTCCGCCCCGACCAGGCGGTACCCCGCTACGAGGTGCTGGTCTCCCTGGCGACAGGCCTGGGCCTGGCCGATCCGCCCGCCCCTGACCAGACCCTGCAGGCCTTCATTGACATCAATCCGCTACCCGCTTGGGCTCGACCCAAGGTAGCCGCTGCCGCCGAAAATGCTCTGGTGGTGAACTATCCCAACCGCGATCAGCTCAGGCCAGCCCAGGCGGCCACCCGGGCCGAGATCGTGGCGATGATTCACCAGGCTCTGGTATCGCGGGGCGAACTACCGGCGGTGGAGTCGGAGTATGCGGTGCCGTAGAACGCACAATTTCTTATCCCTTGATCCCACCGTCTGATAGACTGGAAAGTCGAGATGGGGAACGCGAAACCCACTAAATATAGGCAGTTTGGAGGATTGATCCCGTGGAAAGTACCCTCGGTCTTGAGATTATTGAGGTTGTCGAACAGGCTGCGATCGCATCGTCCCGGTGGATGGGCAAGGGCGAAAAAAACATCGCTGACCAGGTGGCCGTAGAAGCCATGCGGGAGCGGATGAACAAGATCCACATGCGCGGTCGCATCGTGATCGGCGAGGGTGAGCGGGACGATGCTCCGATGCTCTACATCGGTGAAGAGGTGGGCATTTGCACCCAGCCCAACGCCACCGACTTCTGCAACCCCGACGAACTGCTGGAAATTGACATCGCTGTTGACCCCTGTGAAGGCACTAACCTGGTGGCCTACGGTCAAAACGGCTCGATGGCGGTGCTGGCTATCTCCGAAAAGGGCGGCCTGTTTGCGGCCCCCGACTTTTACATGAAGAAGCTGGCCGCCCCCGCCCCCGCCAAGGGCAAGGTGGACATCAATAAGTCTGCCACCGAAAACCTGAAGATTTTGGGTGAATGCCTCGATCGCGCCATCGACGAGCTGGTAGTGGTGGTGATGAAGCGCGATCGCCACAACGATCTGATCAAAGAAATTCGCGACGCCGGGGCCCGGGTCAAGCTGATTGCCGATGGCGACGTTGGCGCGGCTATTTCCTGCGCCTTTGGGGGTACCAACACCCACGCCCTGATGGGCATTGGGGCAGCTCCCGAGGGGGTGATTAGCGCCGCCGCCATGCGCTGTCTGGGGGGGCACTTCCAGGGTCAGCTAATCTATGACCCCGCCATCGTCAAAACCGGCCTGATTGGCGAGAGCAAAGAGGCTAACATTGCCCGCCTGAACGAAATGGGCATTACTGACATCGACAAGGTCTACGACGCCGACGAACTGGCCTCCGGTGAAACCGTGCTGTTCGCCGCCACCGGCATTACCTCCGGCGAACTGATGGAAGGGGTACGCTTCTTCCACGGCGGGGCGCGCACCCAGTCTTTGGTGATCTCCAGCCAGTCCAAAACCGCTCGGTTTGTGGATACTATCCACATGACGGACGCTCCTAAGTCTCTCCAGCTGCGGTAAACAGTGCTGGCGCGCGGAGTTGGCTGAGCTTCCCCTGTCCCCCCGTGTAGGGGGGCAGGCTATCTGAGGCAGTCGGCACCTGGCGGGATTGAGCCCGAGGCAACTGTGGCTGGCGGGCTCAGCAAGCCCCAAACACGAATTCTGCACCTAGATTCCCCTGCGGCTAGATTGTAGGGGCGCTGGCCTGACTGGAGTCTTTACCGC
Proteins encoded:
- a CDS encoding S-layer homology domain-containing protein, translating into MVNLPPDPPNPSDARRPGGETSPRERRILEFDELLAVVLAFLGIGSILWWGLSRSQGFLAEPGLLPRRAAEPGLLTPLDPEGARDEFEPRTFERGDRPVRPEPIPRTSGLQGFGPEDQRFPAVVRESPPSAVIPVPTAVPSDPSTAVGETTQPIDISDVPTTHWAYPFIQPMFDGGYLPDFPESGFQPDQSLTRAELAALLSQAFGDVPREGSVLTFSDVPGTYWAAPAIDSAVSQGFMNGYPEGDFRPDQAVPRYEVLVSLATGLGLADPPAPDQTLQAFIDINPLPAWARPKVAAAAENALVVNYPNRDQLRPAQAATRAEIVAMIHQALVSRGELPAVESEYAVP
- the glpX gene encoding class II fructose-bisphosphatase, which encodes MESTLGLEIIEVVEQAAIASSRWMGKGEKNIADQVAVEAMRERMNKIHMRGRIVIGEGERDDAPMLYIGEEVGICTQPNATDFCNPDELLEIDIAVDPCEGTNLVAYGQNGSMAVLAISEKGGLFAAPDFYMKKLAAPAPAKGKVDINKSATENLKILGECLDRAIDELVVVVMKRDRHNDLIKEIRDAGARVKLIADGDVGAAISCAFGGTNTHALMGIGAAPEGVISAAAMRCLGGHFQGQLIYDPAIVKTGLIGESKEANIARLNEMGITDIDKVYDADELASGETVLFAATGITSGELMEGVRFFHGGARTQSLVISSQSKTARFVDTIHMTDAPKSLQLR